A single Leptolyngbya subtilissima AS-A7 DNA region contains:
- a CDS encoding pentapeptide repeat-containing protein — MRELDNAYRLLELEPGASIEDVNQAYKDLVFVWHPDRIPQDNERLYQKAQDKIKALNHARDLLRSHNRNSRSSASSASSRYGTASGYRPSSASGYGTSDYRSTYSNGYSSKGKGYGSAQSRDDDSEEEQRSGSHNRYYRYQRSTYGSSYYGASQSDGNPSSGSSTSNGGPSSNSSTSGNGTSSSSASTGQSQTYRQRRDAAAGVGGDTASAKGSSDTQSQASSTNGKAPSSPPSSQASSKPANDSYNSYNAHTRSGAARSRQSPDLSGTDMSGANLREKDFGGRNLSEANLSGADLSDAFLHKVNLNRANLSKAKLFRANLLQADLSHANLREADLIGADFSGADLSGADLSGAKVAVGGRTMVKLTGAILTGAIMPDGSIHD, encoded by the coding sequence ATGCGAGAGCTGGACAACGCCTATAGACTTTTGGAGCTAGAGCCCGGTGCCTCGATTGAGGATGTCAACCAGGCGTATAAAGATCTAGTGTTCGTCTGGCACCCCGATCGCATTCCCCAAGACAACGAGCGATTGTATCAAAAGGCCCAAGACAAGATTAAAGCGCTGAACCACGCTCGGGATTTGCTGCGATCGCATAACCGCAACAGTCGCAGCAGCGCCAGCTCGGCCAGCAGTCGCTACGGCACCGCCAGCGGCTATCGCCCCTCGTCCGCCAGTGGCTACGGCACCAGCGACTATCGCTCGACCTACAGCAACGGCTATAGCAGCAAGGGCAAGGGCTACGGCAGTGCCCAGTCCCGAGATGACGACAGCGAAGAGGAGCAGCGATCGGGATCCCACAATCGCTACTACCGCTACCAGCGCAGCACCTACGGCAGCAGCTACTACGGGGCCAGTCAGAGCGACGGCAACCCATCCTCAGGCTCTAGCACATCTAACGGTGGCCCCTCTTCAAATTCCAGCACCTCTGGCAACGGCACCTCTTCCTCAAGCGCTAGCACTGGCCAGTCACAAACCTACCGCCAGCGGCGCGATGCGGCAGCGGGGGTAGGGGGCGATACTGCCAGCGCCAAAGGCAGTTCGGACACCCAGAGCCAGGCCAGCTCTACCAACGGCAAAGCACCTAGCTCTCCCCCCAGTAGCCAGGCCAGCTCCAAACCCGCTAACGACTCCTACAACAGCTACAACGCCCACACCCGCAGCGGAGCCGCGCGATCGCGCCAGAGCCCCGACCTCAGCGGCACCGACATGAGCGGGGCCAACCTACGCGAAAAAGACTTTGGGGGACGCAACCTCAGCGAGGCCAACCTCAGCGGGGCTGACCTCAGCGACGCCTTTCTACACAAAGTCAACCTCAACCGGGCCAACCTCAGCAAGGCCAAGCTGTTTCGCGCCAACCTGCTCCAAGCCGACCTCAGCCACGCCAACCTGCGCGAAGCCGACCTGATTGGCGCAGACTTTAGCGGGGCCGACCTCAGCGGGGCCGACCTCAGCGGCGCAAAGGTGGCGGTTGGGGGTCGCACCATGGTCAAGCTCACTGGCGCCATTCTCACCGGGGCGATCATGCCCGACGGATCGATTCACGATTAG